One part of the Ornithodoros turicata isolate Travis chromosome 2, ASM3712646v1, whole genome shotgun sequence genome encodes these proteins:
- the LOC135384101 gene encoding uncharacterized protein LOC135384101: MSVPPTTSTDLVGQVRGRCQNACDCPGYLRPSDAFSYSQCPPGWCITCGHPPADHGAMGPLRDASCTGTSQAHVTDQHAESRRFGPFPTAFQKECSQGSTAKDIHAVSGQQAGSRAGEDIILQASPHPPIFVPAAVLGPPPTYLPDLCYSSLGPHTQSVQPVCSMSAVKEPREPTIVLDENRFYTHNVRESVCVWGGGG, encoded by the exons ATGTCAGTGCCGCCAACCACTTCCACCGATTTGGTGGGCCAAGTTCGCGGACGCTGTCAGAACGCCTGCGATTGTCCTGGTTACTTGCGgccttcagatgctttttcgtattCGCAATGCCCTCCTGGTTGGTGCATTACGTGCGGCCATCCACCAGCGGATCACGGCGCTATGG GGCCTCTTCGAGACGCTAGCTGTACAGGCACGTCGCAAGCGCACGTAACAGACCAGCACGCTG AAAGCCGTCGTTTTGGTCCATTTCCTACGGCCTTCCAGAAAGAGTGTAGTCAAG GTAGCACAGCTAAAGACATTCATGCTGTCTCAGGCCAGCAAGCTGGGAGCA GAGCTGGAGAGGACATCATCTTGCAGGCATCTCCGCACCCACCTATCTTTGTACCTGCCGCAGTGCTTGGGCCTCCCCCAACTTATCTCCCAGACTTATGTTATTCCTCACTTGGTCCTCACACCCAATCGGTGCAGCCTGTTT GCAGTATGTCAGCTGTGAAGGAACCGCGGGAGCCGACGATCGTTTTGGACGAGAACCGTTTTTATACCCACAACGTACgggagagtgtgtgtgtgtggggagggggggggtga